One window of Sulfuriferula thiophila genomic DNA carries:
- a CDS encoding TolC family protein: MKKLIVLIASLFAAPVYADSYLSPPDLPPLAAVSAALNNTPTVRAATANLGVESANRDRLRAGGYETSIRLNTQQRHTLVPDNKYNEWDVSLERALRLPNKARIDNQLGEQGMVQARFIVGDALHESGRMLLTRWFNWLREYYQNRQWQAQVEGMNEQLRIVQKRVKAGDAARLDQLQVEAALSQVQAQLAESGLRLAMARNELSSRYPAISIPANPVLPQPEPVTDGLEVWQQRTMTHNHELAIAHGETERYGLMLSRSAADRIPDPSVGLRFADERGGEEKVVGVSLTIPLPGGGRKASQQMAAANQLVATERELGVRTKIQTETANTWLATQSAYTAWQASETASTAMRRHADLMARAYQLGESGLTDVLNARRLAQEAELNAISSRLAAAQARYRLLLDTHALWPIDADEDEAAK; the protein is encoded by the coding sequence ATGAAAAAATTAATCGTATTGATCGCCTCATTATTCGCGGCACCCGTGTATGCGGACAGCTACCTGAGTCCGCCTGATTTGCCGCCGCTGGCGGCGGTGTCTGCCGCGTTGAATAACACTCCTACGGTACGTGCAGCCACAGCGAATCTGGGGGTCGAATCCGCGAATCGTGACCGGTTACGAGCTGGTGGTTACGAAACCAGTATTCGCCTCAATACCCAGCAGCGGCACACGCTGGTGCCGGACAATAAATATAACGAATGGGACGTCAGTCTGGAGCGGGCGCTGCGCTTACCCAACAAGGCGCGCATTGATAATCAGTTAGGCGAGCAGGGCATGGTGCAGGCGCGCTTTATTGTGGGCGATGCATTGCATGAGTCCGGGCGCATGTTGCTCACCAGATGGTTTAACTGGTTGCGTGAGTATTATCAGAACCGGCAGTGGCAGGCACAGGTCGAGGGCATGAACGAGCAGTTGCGCATTGTGCAGAAACGCGTCAAAGCCGGCGATGCGGCCAGGCTTGATCAGTTGCAGGTTGAGGCGGCGCTGTCGCAGGTCCAGGCGCAGTTGGCCGAATCGGGTTTGCGGCTGGCGATGGCACGTAACGAACTCAGTAGCCGTTACCCTGCGATCAGCATTCCGGCTAACCCGGTCTTGCCACAACCCGAGCCGGTGACCGACGGGCTGGAGGTGTGGCAGCAGCGTACCATGACGCATAACCACGAGCTGGCGATAGCTCATGGCGAGACCGAGCGCTATGGCCTGATGTTGTCACGTAGTGCTGCGGATCGCATCCCTGATCCGAGTGTGGGGCTGCGCTTTGCTGACGAACGTGGCGGTGAAGAGAAAGTGGTGGGCGTCAGCCTCACCATTCCGCTGCCGGGCGGCGGACGCAAGGCCAGTCAGCAGATGGCGGCGGCGAATCAGCTGGTGGCCACCGAGCGTGAGCTGGGTGTGCGTACCAAGATACAGACCGAGACTGCGAATACCTGGCTAGCCACTCAGTCTGCCTATACCGCCTGGCAAGCCAGTGAAACCGCCAGTACCGCGATGCGGCGCCATGCTGATTTGATGGCGCGTGCTTATCAATTGGGTGAAAGTGGCCTCACCGACGTGCTCAATGCACGGCGACTGGCGCAGGAGGCTGAGTTGAATGCGATCAGCAGCCGGTTGGCGGCTGCACAAGCCCGTTATCGCCTGCTGCTGGATACCCACGCGTTGTGGCCGATTGATGCAGATGAAGACGAGGCGGCAAAGTAG
- a CDS encoding transglutaminase family protein encodes MQRLRIKHLTEYLFPTHVTLNPHRLLLRPREGHDVRIETSKLEISPAYTIKWRRDVFDNSLAIVNFQAPSNKLIIASEVIIQHYGQAPFDFLLEDYAVNFPFIYAEGEQVVLAAFQQPIFINEQPIINAWLKQLGLGGDTFALLVKLNQAISNQFRYQSREEAGVQTPAQTLAQRSGSCRDYATLFIEACRNLGLAGRFVSGYLHAPATEAGNATTHAWAEIYLPGTGWKGFDPTSGVVTGNQHIAVAVARDPEAVPPVAGSFIGASTVTASLRVNVQVNLLT; translated from the coding sequence ATGCAGAGATTACGTATTAAACATCTGACTGAATATCTTTTCCCAACCCATGTGACGCTAAACCCGCACAGGCTGTTGTTACGCCCACGCGAAGGGCATGACGTGCGCATCGAGACATCCAAACTGGAAATTTCGCCTGCCTATACGATTAAATGGCGTCGTGATGTATTTGATAACTCGCTGGCAATCGTAAATTTTCAGGCGCCTTCAAACAAACTGATCATCGCCAGTGAAGTTATTATCCAGCATTATGGCCAGGCACCTTTTGACTTCCTGCTCGAAGATTATGCTGTCAACTTCCCTTTCATTTATGCGGAAGGAGAGCAAGTTGTACTTGCCGCTTTTCAACAGCCAATTTTCATTAATGAACAACCGATTATTAATGCATGGCTGAAACAGCTAGGGCTCGGAGGGGATACCTTTGCCTTGCTGGTAAAGCTGAATCAGGCCATTAGCAACCAGTTTCGTTACCAAAGCCGAGAAGAAGCGGGCGTTCAGACACCCGCGCAAACACTGGCCCAACGCAGCGGGTCCTGCCGTGATTACGCGACGCTGTTCATCGAGGCCTGTCGTAACCTTGGATTAGCTGGCCGCTTTGTCAGCGGGTATCTGCATGCCCCGGCGACCGAAGCAGGTAATGCCACCACCCATGCCTGGGCAGAAATATACCTGCCCGGTACCGGCTGGAAGGGCTTCGACCCGACTTCCGGCGTAGTAACCGGCAATCAGCATATTGCGGTCGCAGTTGCGCGTGACCCAGAAGCAGTACCCCCTGTCGCGGGCAGCTTTATAGGAGCGAGTACTGTAACAGCATCATTGCGGGTGAACGTACAAGTCAATCTGCTGACGTAA
- a CDS encoding transglutaminase domain-containing protein: MWLRTGCDITFDVSIATPFILMLRPRSGTQQWVARESYTFKPSVLAVEYTDNYGNLCQRLVAPPGEFSIRTSADILTADTISVQPGAPFEDVQNLPDSVLTYLLPSRYCESDRFIDLGQEIVAGLAPGYDQVAAITSWIREHIRFNSDANQYQLSAVEVNQQREGVCRDLAHLGIALCRGLCIPARMVVGYLHELVPMDFHAWFEAYVGGRWYTFDATQPYPKGGRVTVAYGRDAADVAIFNQFGPALPPREMSVRVEMLATAPD; this comes from the coding sequence ATGTGGCTGCGTACCGGATGTGACATTACCTTTGACGTAAGTATAGCGACGCCGTTTATCCTCATGTTGCGTCCCCGTAGCGGAACTCAGCAATGGGTGGCTCGTGAATCCTATACGTTCAAACCCAGTGTGCTGGCTGTTGAATACACGGACAATTACGGCAATCTTTGCCAACGCCTGGTCGCGCCACCGGGCGAATTTTCGATACGCACGTCAGCCGATATTCTCACCGCAGACACCATCAGCGTACAACCGGGTGCACCTTTCGAGGATGTGCAGAATTTACCTGATTCGGTACTTACCTATCTCTTGCCTTCACGCTATTGCGAATCAGACCGATTCATTGACCTTGGTCAGGAAATCGTGGCTGGACTCGCGCCAGGCTATGATCAAGTCGCGGCAATAACATCGTGGATACGCGAACATATCCGCTTCAACTCTGACGCCAATCAATATCAGTTATCTGCCGTAGAGGTCAATCAGCAGCGCGAAGGCGTATGCCGTGACCTGGCGCATCTGGGCATAGCACTATGCCGCGGCCTGTGTATTCCGGCTCGCATGGTTGTCGGTTATCTGCATGAGCTGGTGCCCATGGATTTTCATGCCTGGTTTGAAGCTTACGTAGGTGGTCGCTGGTATACCTTTGATGCTACCCAGCCCTATCCAAAAGGTGGCCGCGTTACCGTAGCCTATGGACGCGACGCCGCCGATGTGGCCATATTCAACCAGTTTGGCCCAGCCCTGCCTCCACGCGAAATGTCGGTTCGCGTCGAGATGCTGGCCACAGCACCGGATTAA
- a CDS encoding class I SAM-dependent methyltransferase: MTQQAFFPATVMPDQDWWHALWPDPDSVIQALRITAGMTVVDLGCGDGYFTQAIARQIDSGRVIGFDLDPAMLTQAQATCADMPNCDWLQGDAMALSQLITQPADYVLIANTFHGVPDKLALTREIAASLQPAGHFTIINWHPLPRETTPVLGQPRGPRTELRMSVAQTQQTVEPAGFVLEALVELPPYHYAAIFRKTA; encoded by the coding sequence ATGACCCAGCAAGCATTCTTTCCCGCCACCGTCATGCCAGACCAGGACTGGTGGCACGCCTTATGGCCTGATCCGGATAGCGTCATTCAGGCCTTGCGCATCACCGCAGGCATGACAGTAGTCGATCTGGGTTGCGGCGACGGCTATTTCACCCAGGCTATTGCACGCCAGATTGATTCGGGACGGGTCATCGGCTTTGATCTGGACCCGGCAATGCTGACGCAGGCACAAGCCACGTGTGCTGACATGCCGAACTGCGACTGGCTACAGGGTGATGCGATGGCACTGAGCCAGTTGATTACACAGCCAGCCGACTATGTACTGATCGCCAACACCTTCCACGGCGTGCCGGACAAGCTGGCGCTGACACGCGAGATTGCCGCATCCCTGCAACCCGCTGGCCATTTCACTATTATCAACTGGCATCCGCTGCCGCGAGAAACGACACCAGTACTCGGTCAACCGCGCGGCCCGCGCACCGAGCTGCGCATGTCTGTCGCACAGACGCAACAAACTGTAGAGCCAGCGGGCTTTGTACTGGAAGCACTGGTCGAATTGCCGCCGTATCATTACGCTGCGATTTTCAGAAAAACAGCATAA
- a CDS encoding YajG family lipoprotein → MMNKKILALTCCVALASLSGCALTTEQIELNYTQQAGVAKIAGADKVAVNVQVADQRTDKTKVSSKKNGYGMEMAPITATEDVAVTVRKAIEKELQARGFQLSSDMALVKISADLTRFYNDHKTGFFSGDAVADLNMAVTVKSKDGQLLYAKQIVAQGIEPNTQLATGNNARIALNRALENGMKILFDDQAFLTALVASSGTK, encoded by the coding sequence ATGATGAATAAAAAAATACTTGCTCTCACCTGCTGCGTAGCACTTGCCAGCCTGTCCGGCTGTGCACTCACCACAGAACAAATTGAACTGAACTACACCCAGCAAGCTGGCGTAGCCAAGATTGCCGGGGCAGACAAGGTTGCGGTGAATGTACAGGTAGCCGACCAGCGCACCGACAAGACCAAGGTCAGCAGCAAAAAGAATGGTTACGGCATGGAGATGGCGCCGATTACCGCAACTGAAGACGTAGCGGTTACCGTGCGCAAGGCCATAGAAAAAGAATTGCAGGCGCGCGGCTTTCAGCTAAGCTCGGACATGGCACTGGTTAAAATCTCAGCCGACCTGACCCGGTTTTATAACGATCATAAAACGGGCTTTTTCTCTGGCGATGCAGTCGCGGATCTGAATATGGCGGTGACGGTTAAATCTAAAGATGGTCAGCTACTCTATGCCAAACAGATTGTTGCGCAAGGGATTGAACCTAACACCCAACTCGCCACCGGCAATAATGCCCGGATTGCACTCAACCGTGCGCTGGAAAATGGCATGAAAATACTGTTTGATGATCAGGCATTCCTGACCGCGCTAGTGGCATCATCAGGCACCAAATAA
- the dsrE2 gene encoding sulfur carrier protein DsrE2, with protein sequence MNRTSLAVVDETENSERERFNQWFQEEFAKETQARAETKTSSMALIATKGTLDWAYPPFILASTASALGWDVSIFFSFYGLELLKKDLQLGVSPLGNPAMPMKMPIGPDWFRSIDWKIPNAIMGNVPGFEMMAKSMFNSTLKQKGVASIAELRSACIEADVKLVACQMTVDLFGYDKADFVPEVAEWVGAASFLPSAARADVCLYI encoded by the coding sequence ATGAACAGAACATCATTAGCGGTTGTGGACGAAACAGAAAATTCCGAGAGAGAACGATTTAATCAGTGGTTTCAGGAGGAGTTTGCAAAAGAAACCCAGGCGCGCGCTGAGACCAAAACCAGCAGCATGGCGCTGATTGCCACCAAGGGCACGCTGGATTGGGCCTACCCGCCCTTTATACTGGCCTCAACAGCTTCAGCGCTGGGCTGGGATGTGTCTATCTTTTTCAGCTTCTATGGCCTGGAGTTATTGAAGAAAGACTTGCAGCTTGGCGTATCCCCGCTAGGAAACCCGGCCATGCCGATGAAAATGCCCATAGGCCCTGACTGGTTCCGTAGCATAGACTGGAAAATCCCGAATGCCATCATGGGCAACGTACCGGGATTTGAGATGATGGCAAAATCCATGTTCAACAGCACTTTAAAACAGAAAGGTGTCGCCAGCATTGCCGAGCTGCGCTCAGCCTGTATTGAAGCCGATGTAAAATTGGTTGCGTGCCAGATGACGGTGGATTTATTCGGCTACGATAAAGCCGATTTTGTGCCGGAAGTGGCCGAATGGGTAGGTGCGGCAAGCTTCCTGCCCTCGGCAGCCAGGGCAGATGTTTGCTTATATATTTAA